A window from Chryseobacterium vaccae encodes these proteins:
- a CDS encoding outer membrane protein assembly factor BamB family protein → MINKITIILMFLFSCKETNINHHLERHALIANIDPKNNFLIYSYWKDTDYAIKIEDLKTDKILYSFKIKDNSFTEPKIHNNKICFPESNESFICMDYKRNIILWKIQTKGRVREFQYVNDDMIIASIDSYGIVAINSNSGKVMYELLLHADQNCSIDNAPRPITYDDNHFYLADFNCNSVAAYDILSGKKVWSVNRNSAALSNLIVAGKYIFVGSNDNYKTGEIILLEAKTGKLVYQHESKFEIMCNPIHYKNKIYYYTYDSRLNEFDIENRTSKIIYSFSKEDDISGSQIYPLDNFLYFQDLSFNLNRIDLSTLKKEFIEKSPKGLLGVYKIKNEIKFVY, encoded by the coding sequence ATGATAAATAAAATCACAATAATATTAATGTTTTTATTTTCTTGCAAAGAAACAAATATTAATCACCATTTAGAGCGTCATGCTCTTATTGCAAATATTGACCCTAAGAATAATTTCCTTATTTACTCTTATTGGAAAGATACGGACTATGCAATAAAAATCGAAGATTTAAAAACAGATAAAATACTTTATTCTTTTAAAATCAAAGACAATTCTTTTACAGAACCTAAAATACATAATAATAAAATATGTTTCCCTGAATCAAATGAAAGTTTCATTTGTATGGATTATAAAAGAAATATCATACTCTGGAAAATACAAACTAAAGGCAGAGTCAGAGAGTTTCAGTATGTAAATGATGATATGATTATAGCCAGTATAGATTCATATGGGATAGTGGCCATAAATTCAAATTCAGGAAAAGTAATGTATGAACTATTATTACATGCAGATCAAAATTGTAGTATAGATAATGCACCACGTCCTATTACTTATGATGATAATCATTTTTATCTTGCAGATTTTAATTGTAATTCAGTTGCTGCTTATGATATTTTGTCTGGGAAGAAAGTTTGGAGTGTTAATAGAAATTCAGCAGCCTTATCAAATTTAATTGTAGCAGGAAAGTATATTTTTGTCGGAAGTAACGATAATTACAAAACTGGAGAAATTATACTGTTAGAGGCTAAAACAGGAAAATTAGTCTATCAACATGAATCTAAATTTGAAATAATGTGTAATCCTATTCATTATAAAAATAAAATATACTATTATACATATGACTCTAGACTGAATGAATTTGATATTGAAAATAGAACATCTAAGATTATCTATAGTTTCAGTAAAGAAGATGATATAAGTGGAAGTCAAATCTATCCATTAGATAATTTCCTTTATTTTCAGGATTTAAGTTTTAATTTAAATAGAATCGATTTATCTACTTTAAAAAAAGAATTTATAGAAAAATCTCCGAAAGGTTTATTAGGGGTATATAAAATTAAAAACGAAATCAAGTTTGTTTATTAA